A window of the Corynebacterium minutissimum genome harbors these coding sequences:
- the prpD gene encoding 2-methylcitrate dehydratase PrpD: MINHEVRTHKSAEDFPIEEHLAHKIAKVAADPVEVPAETTEMIINRIIDNASVAVASATRRPVTSARVIAQAHETSESGATIFGVDGTYSAEWAALANGTAVRELDYHDTFLAADYSHPGDNIPPILAVAQHKGLTGKDLIRGIATGYEIQVNLVKGICLHEWKIDHVAHLGPSVAAGIGTMLNLDVDTIYQAIGQALHTTTATRQSRKGLISSWKAYAPAFAGKMAIEAVDRSMRGEGAPAPIWEGEDGFIAWMLHSPERTYTVPLPAEGEEKRAILDTYTKEHSAEYQAQAPIDMAFALKKTLAEKGLKTEDIESIVLHTSHHTHYVIGTGANDPQKMDPNASRETLDHSIMYIFAVALQDGEWDYETSYSDERKHRQDTIDLWHKISTVEDPEWTRRYHSNDLEEKAFGGKAVITFKDGTVIEDERAVADAHPLGARPFGREEYINKFKKLAAGKVSEEEQERFLKAAQDLENLTDLSELNVRLTDEAIATAPETPKGLF; this comes from the coding sequence TTGATTAACCACGAAGTACGGACCCACAAGTCCGCCGAAGACTTTCCCATCGAAGAGCATCTCGCACACAAGATTGCCAAGGTAGCCGCCGATCCCGTCGAGGTTCCGGCCGAGACCACCGAGATGATCATTAACCGCATCATCGACAACGCCAGTGTTGCTGTGGCCTCAGCTACGCGTCGCCCTGTGACCTCGGCGCGAGTGATTGCGCAGGCCCATGAGACGTCGGAAAGCGGCGCCACCATCTTCGGCGTTGACGGTACCTACTCCGCCGAGTGGGCAGCATTGGCAAACGGCACCGCCGTGCGCGAGCTGGATTACCACGACACCTTCCTTGCTGCGGATTACTCCCACCCAGGCGATAACATCCCGCCGATTCTCGCCGTGGCTCAGCACAAGGGCCTGACCGGCAAGGACCTTATCCGCGGCATCGCCACCGGCTATGAAATCCAGGTCAACCTGGTCAAGGGCATTTGCCTCCACGAGTGGAAGATTGACCACGTGGCACACCTTGGCCCGTCCGTCGCCGCGGGTATCGGCACCATGCTGAACCTAGACGTGGACACCATCTACCAGGCCATCGGCCAGGCACTGCACACCACGACCGCCACGCGCCAGTCCCGCAAGGGCCTCATTTCCTCCTGGAAGGCCTACGCCCCAGCGTTTGCCGGCAAGATGGCCATTGAGGCGGTAGACCGCTCCATGCGCGGCGAGGGTGCCCCGGCCCCGATTTGGGAAGGCGAAGACGGCTTCATCGCCTGGATGCTCCACTCCCCGGAGCGCACCTACACCGTCCCACTGCCGGCTGAAGGCGAAGAAAAGCGCGCCATCCTGGACACTTACACCAAGGAGCACTCCGCGGAGTACCAGGCACAGGCCCCGATCGACATGGCCTTCGCACTCAAGAAGACTCTCGCGGAGAAGGGCCTGAAGACGGAGGATATCGAGTCCATCGTCCTCCACACTTCGCACCACACGCACTACGTCATCGGCACCGGCGCCAATGACCCGCAGAAGATGGATCCGAACGCCTCCCGCGAGACCCTGGACCACTCCATCATGTACATCTTCGCCGTGGCCCTCCAGGACGGTGAGTGGGATTACGAGACCTCCTACTCTGACGAGCGCAAGCACCGCCAGGACACCATCGACCTGTGGCACAAGATTTCCACCGTTGAGGATCCAGAGTGGACCCGCCGCTACCACTCCAACGATTTGGAGGAGAAGGCATTCGGCGGCAAGGCTGTCATCACCTTCAAGGACGGCACCGTGATTGAGGATGAGCGCGCGGTGGCCGACGCCCACCCGCTCGGCGCCCGCCCCTTCGGCCGCGAGGAGTACATCAACAAGTTCAAGAAGTTGGCCGCGGGCAAGGTTTCTGAGGAGGAGCAGGAGCGCTTCCTTAAGGCTGCGCAGGACCTAGAGAACCTCACGGACCTTAGTGAGCTCAACGTTCGCCTCACCGACGAGGCCATCGCTACCGCACCTGAGACCCCGAAGGGACTGTTCTAA
- the prpB gene encoding methylisocitrate lyase, which yields MAGLFGSTISNADKRKSFREALNAPEITTLPGAFNPLTARLIQDLGGFGGVYVSGAVLANDLGLPDIGLTTLTEVAQRAGHIARATDLPVLVDADTGFGEPMSAARTVAALEDAGLAGCHLEDQVNPKRCGHLDGKEVVPTDLMVRRITAAVNERRDENFIICARTDAAGIHGIDDAIERAKAYADAGADLIFTEALYSPEDFEKFRAAVDTPLLANMTEFGKTELLSAKHIEDLGYNAVIWPVSTLRVAMGATEEFLRDMQETGLQSEEWLERMQHRSRLYELVRYDEYNAFDQSVFTYSKDSYKPTFD from the coding sequence ATGGCTGGCCTGTTTGGTTCCACTATCAGCAATGCGGACAAGCGCAAGAGCTTTCGCGAGGCGCTGAACGCACCAGAAATCACCACGCTGCCGGGCGCGTTCAATCCGCTCACCGCGCGTCTTATCCAAGACCTTGGTGGCTTCGGCGGCGTCTACGTCTCCGGCGCGGTGCTGGCTAACGACCTGGGTCTCCCGGACATTGGACTGACCACGTTGACCGAGGTAGCGCAGCGCGCCGGGCACATCGCCCGCGCCACGGATTTGCCGGTGCTTGTCGACGCCGACACTGGCTTCGGCGAACCCATGTCCGCCGCGCGCACGGTCGCCGCGCTGGAGGACGCTGGCCTGGCCGGCTGCCACCTCGAAGACCAAGTCAACCCGAAGCGCTGCGGCCACCTCGATGGCAAGGAAGTGGTGCCGACGGATCTCATGGTTCGTCGCATCACCGCCGCCGTCAACGAGCGCCGCGATGAGAACTTCATCATCTGTGCCCGCACGGATGCCGCCGGTATCCACGGCATTGATGACGCTATCGAGCGCGCCAAGGCCTACGCCGATGCCGGCGCGGACCTCATCTTCACCGAGGCCCTGTACTCGCCCGAGGACTTCGAAAAGTTCCGCGCCGCCGTGGATACCCCACTGCTGGCCAACATGACGGAGTTCGGCAAGACCGAGCTGCTGTCGGCTAAGCACATCGAAGACTTGGGCTACAACGCCGTCATCTGGCCGGTGTCCACCCTGCGCGTGGCCATGGGCGCTACTGAGGAATTCCTGCGCGACATGCAGGAAACCGGACTGCAATCCGAAGAGTGGCTCGAGCGCATGCAGCACCGCTCCCGCCTCTACGAGCTGGTGCGCTACGACGAGTACAACGCCTTTGACCAGAGCGTGTTCACGTACTCCAAGGACAGCTACAAGCCCACTTTTGACTAA
- a CDS encoding DDE-type integrase/transposase/recombinase: MAIPLHKRRKVADFDPVRDGKTVTQFCKELGISRQTYHNIKSRIAQKGRAGIVPDSTAPKNPIKKFNEADKIAVVHARQELMEQGLDYGPWSIYYFLFDTVGPDSTPSRSTIASWLHELGFVDANARKRPRSSYKRFARDLVGELWQIDGLVYRLFDHAHTHVTIYQIIDDASRFDVGTTAFALPENGTDARAALAAAFAAYGKPQEILSDNGDAFATYHRGFLSATETWLASQGVLAIAGFAPTTQGKDERSHRTLTQFLDARHPVCLAEVNTYLAEYRQVYNERRRHQSLLVGKMHITPRQAFDTFPKAPSPTHPLDPEQVWARVVAYNQAHNPHAVSEMLNGPAEAATSHEACTDDMAALQGIPPTDTPTLTAPTTNSTNHWGIPDQLCVSKDGVVRVCGFGLYIGLRFKNRRLYSTVTAENVAEFYTAHDGEFLFSVPLPITLSHRPPGGQININLVEGMKHRQPPRMNPKLSKPRPKRRPQP; this comes from the coding sequence ATGGCTATTCCATTGCATAAGCGTAGAAAGGTCGCAGATTTCGATCCCGTTCGTGACGGCAAGACGGTCACACAGTTTTGCAAAGAATTAGGAATCTCGCGGCAGACGTACCACAACATCAAAAGCCGGATAGCGCAGAAGGGTCGCGCAGGTATTGTGCCTGATTCGACTGCCCCGAAGAATCCGATTAAGAAATTTAACGAGGCCGATAAAATCGCAGTCGTCCACGCCAGGCAGGAGTTGATGGAGCAAGGCTTGGATTATGGGCCTTGGTCGATCTACTACTTCTTGTTTGACACTGTAGGCCCAGATTCCACACCGTCGCGTTCTACAATCGCCTCGTGGCTTCATGAGCTGGGATTTGTTGATGCCAATGCCCGCAAACGGCCACGCAGCTCCTATAAGCGCTTCGCCCGTGATCTCGTCGGTGAACTCTGGCAAATCGATGGACTGGTCTACCGCCTCTTTGACCATGCCCACACACATGTCACGATTTACCAGATTATCGATGATGCCAGCAGATTCGATGTCGGAACCACAGCGTTCGCTCTGCCAGAAAACGGTACTGATGCCCGCGCCGCACTGGCCGCAGCGTTCGCCGCCTACGGCAAACCTCAAGAAATCCTTTCCGACAATGGCGATGCGTTCGCCACCTATCACCGTGGTTTTCTCTCTGCTACTGAAACTTGGCTCGCTAGCCAAGGTGTACTTGCTATTGCTGGTTTCGCCCCGACAACCCAGGGAAAAGACGAACGCTCTCACCGCACGTTGACCCAGTTCCTCGATGCACGCCACCCAGTTTGCCTTGCTGAGGTCAACACATATCTGGCTGAATATCGCCAGGTCTACAACGAACGACGACGGCACCAATCACTGCTGGTCGGCAAAATGCACATCACACCACGCCAGGCCTTCGATACCTTCCCCAAGGCACCATCACCTACACATCCACTCGATCCCGAGCAGGTCTGGGCCCGCGTAGTCGCCTATAACCAAGCGCACAATCCACACGCTGTATCCGAAATGCTAAACGGCCCCGCGGAAGCGGCAACTTCACACGAGGCCTGCACCGATGACATGGCAGCTTTGCAAGGCATACCTCCCACCGATACCCCCACACTAACGGCGCCGACGACAAATTCAACAAACCATTGGGGTATCCCAGACCAGCTCTGCGTAAGCAAAGACGGCGTTGTACGCGTGTGCGGCTTCGGTCTCTACATTGGTCTGAGGTTTAAAAACCGCAGACTCTACTCCACAGTCACAGCCGAAAACGTTGCGGAGTTCTACACGGCCCATGACGGTGAATTCCTCTTCAGCGTGCCCCTGCCGATCACGTTGAGCCACAGACCACCAGGTGGCCAGATCAACATCAACCTCGTTGAAGGAATGAAACACCGCCAACCACCACGGATGAACCCGAAACTATCCAAACCCCGGCCGAAACGCAGGCCACAACCATAA